From bacterium HR34, one genomic window encodes:
- the atpG gene encoding ATP synthase gamma chain, sodium ion specific, which yields MISTREVKAKMKTTKNIKEITSALEVVSIIRMKKSQEVVRQSKNFVKTSFEILKSLLENGALDGSDNKKEKTNNKKAVLLITSDKGLCGPFNVNVVKKFNEFLSENNFTEKDIKVISVGKWGYNFLKRKNFNILSSFQRFSDVITLEEINPIAENVFDLYSKNEFSELYVVYTDFISSVKNVCRVKRMLPYNVEEIINIIKEIFPEIEYKRKERKVKKEYIFEPSVSYIMERLTPFLLRIQLFYFITESNAVEHSLRMMAMKNAKDTATDLLKNLNLIFNKARQEKITSELIEITSAKELL from the coding sequence ATGATAAGCACAAGAGAGGTTAAAGCCAAAATGAAGACAACCAAAAATATCAAGGAGATAACTTCTGCTTTGGAAGTTGTTTCTATAATTAGAATGAAAAAATCGCAGGAAGTTGTGAGACAGAGCAAAAATTTTGTTAAAACATCTTTTGAAATACTAAAATCTCTTTTGGAAAACGGAGCCTTAGACGGGAGTGATAATAAAAAAGAGAAAACAAATAATAAGAAAGCTGTTTTACTAATAACATCCGATAAAGGTTTGTGCGGCCCTTTTAATGTGAATGTTGTGAAAAAGTTTAATGAATTTTTAAGTGAAAATAATTTTACTGAAAAAGATATAAAAGTTATTTCTGTTGGTAAATGGGGGTACAATTTTTTGAAAAGAAAAAATTTTAATATTTTATCTTCTTTTCAAAGGTTTAGCGATGTTATTACATTAGAAGAAATTAACCCAATAGCAGAAAACGTTTTTGATTTATATTCCAAAAATGAGTTTTCTGAGTTGTATGTTGTTTATACTGATTTTATAAGTTCTGTTAAAAATGTTTGCAGAGTAAAAAGAATGTTGCCTTACAATGTTGAGGAAATTATAAATATAATTAAAGAAATTTTCCCGGAAATTGAATATAAAAGAAAAGAAAGGAAAGTTAAAAAAGAATACATATTTGAACCAAGCGTTAGCTATATTATGGAAAGATTGACACCGTTTTTGTTAAGAATACAGCTTTTTTATTTTATTACCGAGTCAAACGCTGTTGAGCATTCTTTAAGAATGATGGCAATGAAAAACGCAAAAGACACAGCCACAGATTTGTTAAAGAATCTTAACTTAATTTTTAACAAAGCAAGACAGGAGAAAATTACTTCAGAACTCATAGAAATAACATCAGCAAAGGAATTATTATAA